The Janthinobacterium lividum genome has a window encoding:
- a CDS encoding DUF4124 domain-containing protein codes for MKSPFILLCAMALLAGPATAQDVYKCVKDGQISYSATPCSGGQLQILEIPSPPPAVDKGAATRQERVASQMEAARKKQEKLEDQARERAAKQQEMREKHCAQLHLEQKWAAQDAVGAGDKNRDAAQLKARRAGERLAVECLN; via the coding sequence GTGAAGTCGCCATTCATCCTGCTCTGCGCCATGGCCTTGCTGGCCGGCCCGGCCACTGCGCAGGACGTCTACAAATGCGTGAAGGATGGCCAGATCAGCTATAGCGCCACGCCCTGCTCGGGCGGCCAGCTGCAAATCCTGGAAATCCCCTCACCCCCGCCTGCCGTCGACAAGGGCGCGGCCACGCGCCAGGAACGGGTGGCCAGCCAGATGGAAGCGGCGCGCAAGAAGCAGGAAAAACTGGAAGACCAGGCGCGCGAACGGGCCGCCAAACAGCAGGAAATGCGCGAGAAGCACTGCGCGCAGCTGCACCTGGAACAAAAATGGGCGGCGCAGGACGCCGTCGGCGCGGGCGACAAGAACCGTGATGCGGCACAACTGAAAGCGCGGCGCGCCGGCGAACGCCTGGCCGTCGAATGTCTGAATTGA
- a CDS encoding FAD-binding oxidoreductase, giving the protein MTDRTDFLAACRDLLGDTYVLTLDADTAPFLTDWRDRFTGKALAVLRPASVEQVAAILRACAQWQVPVVPQGGNTGLVLGSIPDAAGTAVVLSLARLNSIRALDPVNRTITVDAGCILQTIQEAASAAGCLFPLSLAAEGSCTIGGNLATNAGGTAVLRYGNTRELCLGLEVVTPQGEIWSGLRGLRKDNTGYDLRDLYIGAEGTLGVITGAVMKLYPQPKACITALAAMPSPAHALRLLSLMQDHCGASLTGFELMSQYCLQLVAEQFPQLPRPFAQQHGPHGQYVLLELSSSQSEAHAVELLEASIGAALEDALIEDAVVASSVAQSEGLWQLREHIPLAQAQAGKNIKHDISLPISCIADFIAVTDVALATAFPGCQLVCFGHLGDGNLHYNVAPPPGMTDTDFLSNQDAINRIVHDQVHGFSGSISAEHGIGALKKDDLARYKSPLELQLMRVVKQALDPQNIMNPGKIL; this is encoded by the coding sequence ATGACTGACCGAACCGACTTCCTCGCCGCCTGCCGCGACCTGCTGGGCGACACCTATGTACTCACCCTGGATGCCGACACGGCGCCCTTCCTCACCGACTGGCGCGACCGGTTTACCGGCAAGGCCCTGGCCGTGCTGCGGCCCGCCAGCGTGGAGCAAGTGGCAGCCATCCTGCGCGCCTGCGCGCAATGGCAAGTTCCCGTCGTGCCGCAAGGGGGCAACACGGGCCTGGTCCTGGGCAGCATCCCGGATGCGGCCGGCACGGCCGTCGTGCTGTCGCTGGCGCGCCTGAACAGCATACGCGCGCTCGATCCCGTCAACCGCACCATCACGGTGGACGCGGGCTGCATCCTGCAAACCATCCAGGAAGCGGCCAGCGCCGCCGGCTGTCTGTTCCCGCTGTCGCTGGCGGCCGAAGGCAGTTGCACCATCGGGGGGAACCTGGCGACGAACGCGGGCGGCACGGCCGTGCTGCGCTACGGCAATACGCGCGAACTGTGCCTGGGCCTGGAAGTGGTCACGCCGCAAGGTGAGATCTGGAGCGGCTTGCGCGGCTTGCGCAAGGACAATACCGGCTACGATTTGCGCGACCTGTACATCGGCGCCGAAGGTACCTTGGGCGTGATCACGGGCGCCGTCATGAAACTGTATCCGCAGCCGAAAGCGTGCATCACGGCGCTGGCTGCCATGCCTTCGCCCGCCCACGCCCTGCGTCTCTTAAGCCTGATGCAGGACCATTGCGGCGCCAGCCTGACGGGTTTTGAATTGATGTCGCAGTATTGTTTGCAACTGGTGGCGGAGCAATTCCCGCAGCTGCCGCGTCCTTTCGCGCAGCAGCATGGCCCGCATGGTCAATACGTGTTGCTCGAATTGTCCAGCAGCCAGTCCGAGGCGCATGCCGTGGAATTGCTGGAAGCGAGCATCGGCGCAGCCCTGGAAGACGCGTTGATCGAGGACGCCGTCGTCGCCAGTTCCGTGGCGCAGTCCGAAGGCCTGTGGCAACTGCGCGAGCACATTCCGCTGGCGCAGGCGCAGGCGGGCAAGAACATCAAGCACGATATCTCGCTGCCCATTTCCTGCATCGCCGATTTCATCGCCGTCACGGACGTGGCTTTGGCAACGGCCTTCCCCGGCTGCCAGCTCGTGTGCTTCGGCCACCTGGGCGACGGCAACCTGCATTACAACGTGGCGCCGCCGCCCGGCATGACGGACACGGATTTCCTGTCCAACCAGGACGCGATCAACCGCATCGTGCATGACCAGGTCCATGGCTTCAGCGGCTCGATATCGGCCGAACACGGCATCGGCGCGCTGAAGAAGGATGACCTGGCCCGCTACAAGTCGCCGCTGGAACTGCAGCTGATGCGCGTTGTCAAACAGGCGCTGGACCCGCAGAACATCATGAATCCGGGGAAGATATTGTGA
- a CDS encoding DUF2069 domain-containing protein, with the protein MMHGALHKYFHWGAIASLVTLIAWCVLWETVVAPLQPGGSWVVLKAAPLLIPLYGVIKRDVYTLQWSSMVILLYFTEGVVRGYSDTNSTSALMAWGEAAIVCIYFVCAVLYLRPYKKAAKRMARELLEKVTKVSIKK; encoded by the coding sequence ATGATGCACGGCGCACTGCACAAGTATTTTCACTGGGGCGCCATCGCCAGCCTCGTCACCCTGATCGCCTGGTGCGTGCTATGGGAAACCGTCGTCGCGCCGCTGCAGCCGGGCGGCTCCTGGGTCGTGCTGAAGGCGGCGCCCCTGCTCATTCCCCTGTATGGCGTCATCAAGCGCGACGTGTATACCCTGCAATGGTCGTCGATGGTGATCCTGCTGTACTTCACGGAAGGCGTGGTGCGCGGCTACAGCGACACGAACAGCACCTCGGCCCTGATGGCCTGGGGCGAGGCGGCCATCGTCTGCATCTATTTTGTCTGCGCCGTGCTGTATCTGCGCCCATATAAAAAGGCGGCCAAGCGCATGGCCAGGGAACTGCTGGAAAAAGTGACTAAAGTGAGCATCAAGAAATGA
- the wrbA gene encoding NAD(P)H:quinone oxidoreductase, whose protein sequence is MKPTNLIILVLFYSRHGATRQLAELIAQGVESVPGCDARLRTVPAVSTVTEATAPEVPLDGAPYVELEDLQECAGLALGSPTRFGNMAAAMKYFWDGTASDWLSGSLSGKPACVFTSTGSLHGGQESTLLSMMIPLFHHGMLVMGLPYTHPELMTTSTGGSPYGATHWSGMDGDKALSDDEKRLAIALGRRLAENAARLAGA, encoded by the coding sequence ATGAAGCCAACCAATCTGATTATTCTCGTATTGTTTTATTCACGCCATGGCGCCACGCGCCAGTTGGCCGAGTTGATAGCCCAGGGAGTGGAAAGCGTGCCTGGCTGCGATGCCCGCCTGCGCACCGTGCCCGCCGTCTCCACGGTGACCGAAGCGACGGCGCCGGAAGTCCCGCTTGATGGCGCGCCCTACGTGGAGCTGGAAGACTTGCAGGAGTGTGCGGGTCTGGCCCTGGGCTCGCCCACGCGCTTCGGCAACATGGCCGCCGCCATGAAGTACTTCTGGGATGGCACGGCCAGCGACTGGCTGTCCGGCAGCCTGTCCGGCAAGCCCGCCTGCGTGTTCACGTCCACGGGCAGCCTGCACGGCGGCCAGGAATCGACCCTGCTGTCGATGATGATCCCCCTCTTCCACCACGGCATGCTGGTCATGGGCCTGCCCTACACGCATCCTGAATTGATGACGACGTCCACCGGCGGCTCGCCCTACGGCGCCACGCACTGGTCGGGCATGGACGGCGACAAGGCCTTGAGCGACGATGAAAAACGCCTGGCCATCGCCCTGGGCCGGCGCCTGGCGGAAAACGCCGCGAGACTGGCAGGCGCATGA
- a CDS encoding YihY family inner membrane protein, translating to MFSKYILPFLLYLWRALSMGLAVVRGLTWSETRDLLQFARRRVREESLPQVAGSLTFATVFALVPLLTLALAIFTTFPLFNTFRHALEDYFVQSVMPKGISNTILDYLTTFASKATRLSAIGAGALIVTSVGMMGLIERVFNRIWRVRQERRWTKRLLVYWAIVTLGPLLVGVSLTVTSRVFIATSGVVGAVPFLGTVFYTLVSVGLTMLAFTLLYIAVPNRDVDWRDAAWGGLLAALAFEVAKRGFGEFIQEFPTYSRIYGALAALPLFLVWIYLSWMITLVGALLVAALPVVKYERWWYEAAPGSEFVDAVAILKVLHQACHCADSALVGAAEIRRSTRLGFEEMETLLDKMVQQGWVGRVNVDGAVRVQWGKRVADSSDHWVLLGNVNRISLADVYRLFVFGGMRVNSGYPAGSTNERDIKAAEEAAALAAQVENAVEQGLGLTLAQHFGEVRCA from the coding sequence ATGTTTTCAAAATATATACTACCGTTCTTGCTATACCTGTGGCGCGCCCTGAGCATGGGACTGGCCGTCGTGCGCGGCCTGACCTGGTCCGAAACGCGCGACCTGCTGCAGTTCGCGCGCCGCCGCGTGCGCGAGGAAAGCCTGCCGCAAGTGGCCGGCAGCCTGACGTTCGCCACTGTGTTCGCGCTGGTGCCGCTGCTTACCCTGGCGCTGGCCATCTTTACCACTTTCCCCCTGTTTAATACCTTCCGCCACGCGCTGGAAGACTATTTCGTGCAAAGCGTGATGCCCAAGGGCATATCGAACACCATCCTCGACTACCTGACGACGTTCGCCTCGAAGGCCACGCGTCTGTCGGCCATCGGCGCGGGCGCCCTGATCGTCACCTCGGTGGGCATGATGGGCTTGATCGAGCGCGTCTTCAACCGCATATGGCGCGTGCGCCAGGAGCGGCGCTGGACCAAGCGCCTGCTCGTGTATTGGGCCATCGTCACCCTGGGGCCGCTGCTGGTAGGCGTGTCGCTGACGGTGACCTCGCGCGTCTTCATCGCCACCAGCGGCGTGGTGGGGGCCGTGCCCTTCCTCGGCACCGTGTTTTATACCCTGGTGTCGGTCGGCCTGACCATGCTGGCGTTTACCCTGCTGTACATCGCCGTGCCGAACCGCGACGTGGACTGGCGCGACGCGGCCTGGGGCGGCTTGCTGGCGGCGCTGGCGTTCGAGGTGGCCAAGCGCGGCTTCGGTGAATTCATCCAGGAATTCCCTACCTATTCGCGCATCTATGGCGCACTGGCCGCGTTGCCGCTGTTTCTCGTATGGATATACCTGAGCTGGATGATCACCCTGGTGGGCGCCTTGCTGGTGGCCGCCTTGCCCGTCGTGAAATACGAGCGCTGGTGGTACGAGGCGGCGCCGGGCAGCGAATTCGTCGACGCGGTCGCCATCTTGAAAGTGCTGCACCAGGCTTGCCACTGCGCTGATTCGGCCCTGGTGGGGGCGGCCGAAATTCGCCGCAGCACGCGCCTGGGTTTCGAAGAGATGGAAACCCTGCTCGACAAGATGGTGCAGCAGGGCTGGGTAGGACGGGTGAACGTGGATGGCGCCGTGCGGGTGCAGTGGGGTAAGCGCGTGGCTGACAGTTCCGACCACTGGGTCTTGCTGGGCAATGTCAACCGCATCAGCCTGGCCGATGTCTACCGTTTATTCGTTTTTGGCGGCATGCGCGTGAACTCCGGCTATCCGGCCGGTTCCACCAATGAACGCGATATCAAGGCGGCGGAAGAAGCGGCCGCCCTGGCGGCGCAGGTGGAAAACGCCGTGGAGCAGGGGCTGGGCCTGACCCTGGCGCAGCATTTCGGCGAAGTGCGCTGCGCCTGA
- a CDS encoding PoNe immunity protein domain-containing protein yields the protein MMLLNTLLDELTGRGSGTEAERYERYKWLEQLRFTNPQAAEGGSMAGIPYYQWCRLPQALSVAGQHTDLLVGTTSSQYLVFEGRHAAAFAAELGLQYDANNRIDRPGGLDELLEAYEEQPDGSWATLPTEPPAPPQAGWDDVYFRVRDLSDGRTIQSVTTIAYESSRFPGYTLLGTTMVGVGAIVHDDETAQYMQQIFADWAIQRDCAATCPPSSTPWPCTPRQAPPLPFGTQFDFARNLAYLDALLAAYVRAQARAQDDGGDSAYWACAAASVAYQVFSLRYTAGLPLPEVDSALEAAVAACETARAELAAAYDDDALPAFDFEQLTDYARTLQLLGAALLFDRHDLAARLAALQTAFDGEDGVYEALLSTIDPQRPAVDEWYFAEPYSALYDCLDENDPAQQLEHLRQYLANWHGALVREDWFNGHLRAHGLGGYYGLWAFEAAAVAKHLSLERSALAHWVMPPSP from the coding sequence ATGATGTTGTTAAATACCCTGCTCGATGAATTGACTGGCCGAGGCAGCGGCACGGAAGCGGAGCGGTACGAACGCTATAAATGGCTGGAACAACTGCGCTTCACCAACCCTCAGGCGGCCGAAGGCGGCTCCATGGCCGGCATTCCGTACTACCAATGGTGCCGGCTGCCGCAGGCGCTCAGCGTGGCGGGCCAGCACACGGATCTGCTGGTCGGCACCACGAGCTCCCAGTACCTGGTCTTCGAGGGCCGCCACGCGGCAGCCTTCGCGGCCGAACTGGGCCTGCAATACGATGCCAACAACCGCATCGACCGCCCCGGTGGCCTCGATGAACTGCTCGAGGCCTATGAAGAGCAGCCGGACGGCAGCTGGGCCACCCTGCCGACTGAACCGCCAGCGCCACCGCAAGCGGGCTGGGACGACGTGTACTTCCGCGTGCGCGACCTGAGCGACGGCAGGACCATCCAGAGCGTGACTACCATCGCCTACGAGAGCAGCCGCTTCCCTGGCTACACCCTGCTGGGCACGACCATGGTGGGCGTCGGCGCCATCGTCCACGACGACGAGACGGCGCAATATATGCAGCAAATCTTCGCCGATTGGGCCATCCAGCGCGATTGCGCCGCGACCTGCCCGCCTTCGTCCACGCCCTGGCCATGCACGCCGCGCCAGGCGCCGCCCTTGCCGTTCGGCACCCAGTTCGATTTCGCCCGCAATCTGGCCTATCTCGACGCCCTGCTGGCGGCCTATGTGCGGGCACAGGCGCGGGCGCAAGACGATGGTGGCGATAGCGCCTACTGGGCTTGCGCGGCCGCCAGCGTGGCTTACCAGGTATTCTCGCTGCGCTACACGGCCGGCCTGCCCTTGCCCGAGGTGGACAGTGCGCTGGAAGCGGCCGTCGCCGCCTGCGAAACAGCGCGCGCGGAGCTGGCCGCCGCCTACGATGACGATGCCTTGCCAGCCTTTGATTTCGAACAATTGACGGATTACGCGCGCACCTTGCAGTTGCTGGGCGCCGCCCTGCTGTTCGACCGCCACGACCTCGCTGCCCGCCTGGCCGCCCTGCAGACGGCCTTCGATGGCGAAGACGGTGTGTATGAGGCGCTGCTGTCGACCATCGATCCGCAGCGGCCCGCCGTCGACGAATGGTATTTCGCCGAGCCGTATTCGGCCCTGTACGACTGCCTGGACGAAAACGATCCCGCGCAGCAGCTCGAGCACCTGCGGCAATACCTGGCCAACTGGCATGGCGCGCTGGTGCGCGAAGACTGGTTCAACGGCCATTTGCGCGCGCACGGCCTGGGCGGCTACTACGGCCTGTGGGCCTTCGAGGCAGCCGCCGTGGCCAAGCATCTGAGCCTGGAGCGCAGCGCGCTGGCGCACTGGGTCATGCCGCCATCGCCCTGA
- a CDS encoding alpha/beta hydrolase, with translation MHFTIENTTAYCYTGGKPYNPGQPTAVFIHGAQNDHSVWALQTRYFAHHGWNVLAVDLPGHGRSLGTAKDNVAALAHWILAVLDAAGAAKAMLIGHSMGSLIALEAAFLAPGRISHLAMLGSTYPMKVSPALLETSLQDEQAAIDMVNIWSHSSIAQKPSFPGPGFYAMGGARRLKQRIAALNPDHVFHTDFFACNAYANGEIAAASVHCPTLFIFGARDMMTPPKSTKLLTSGIAHGTVVQVDSGHELMAEQPDAVLDALFAFTQSTPA, from the coding sequence ATGCACTTCACCATCGAGAACACCACGGCCTACTGCTACACGGGCGGCAAACCATACAACCCGGGCCAGCCGACGGCCGTCTTCATCCACGGCGCGCAGAACGACCATTCCGTGTGGGCCTTGCAAACGCGCTATTTCGCCCACCACGGCTGGAACGTGCTGGCCGTCGACTTGCCCGGCCATGGGCGCAGCCTGGGTACAGCAAAGGATAATGTCGCAGCACTGGCGCACTGGATCCTGGCCGTGCTGGACGCGGCTGGCGCGGCCAAGGCCATGCTGATCGGCCACAGCATGGGTTCATTGATCGCGCTGGAAGCGGCATTCCTGGCGCCCGGGAGGATCAGCCACCTGGCCATGCTGGGGTCCACCTACCCGATGAAGGTCTCGCCCGCGCTGCTGGAAACGTCGCTCCAGGACGAACAGGCTGCCATCGACATGGTCAATATCTGGTCGCACTCGTCGATCGCGCAAAAGCCGTCGTTCCCCGGCCCGGGCTTCTATGCCATGGGCGGCGCGCGTCGCTTGAAACAGCGCATCGCCGCCCTCAACCCCGATCACGTGTTTCACACGGATTTTTTCGCCTGCAATGCCTACGCGAACGGCGAAATCGCCGCCGCTTCGGTACACTGCCCCACTTTATTCATTTTCGGCGCGCGCGACATGATGACGCCGCCCAAATCGACCAAGCTGCTGACGTCTGGCATCGCGCATGGCACGGTGGTGCAGGTCGACAGCGGGCACGAATTGATGGCCGAGCAGCCCGACGCCGTGCTCGACGCGCTGTTTGCGTTTACGCAAAGCACGCCGGCATGA
- a CDS encoding O-acetylhomoserine aminocarboxypropyltransferase encodes MSGPKYPGFDTLSLHAGAAPDPATGARATPIHFTSSFAFKSSEHAASLFNMERAGHVYSRISNPTNAVLEERIAALEGGVAGIATASGQAAMHLGLCTIAGAGSHIVASRALYGGSHNLLAYTLKRFGIETTFVDPRDADAWRAAIRPDTKVLFAETLGNPGLDVLDIPTIAALAHEHQLPLMLDSTFTTPYLLRPFEHGADLVFHSATKFLCGHGTAIGGLLVDGGTFDWQAAYDKTGRFAELCEPYEGFHGMVFAEESTVAPFALRARREGLRDFGAVMSPHNAFAILQGIETLGLRMDRHVANTRKIIDFLLANPAVDAVSYPELPSHPDYELAKTLLPKGAGGVFTFRLRGDRAAGQRFVDSLKIFSHLANVGDAKSLVIHPASTTHFRVPDDQLAQSGITQGTMRLSVGLEDADDLIEDLARSLKLSQKGA; translated from the coding sequence ATGAGCGGCCCGAAATACCCCGGTTTCGATACTTTATCCCTGCATGCGGGCGCGGCGCCCGACCCGGCCACGGGCGCGCGCGCCACGCCCATCCATTTCACTTCATCGTTTGCCTTCAAGAGCTCGGAGCATGCAGCCTCGCTGTTCAATATGGAGCGGGCCGGCCACGTGTATTCGCGTATCTCGAATCCCACCAACGCCGTGCTGGAAGAGCGCATCGCCGCACTCGAAGGGGGCGTGGCAGGCATCGCCACGGCCAGCGGCCAGGCCGCCATGCACCTGGGCCTATGTACCATCGCGGGTGCGGGTTCGCACATCGTTGCCTCGCGCGCCCTGTACGGCGGCTCGCACAACCTGCTGGCCTACACCTTGAAACGCTTCGGCATCGAGACGACCTTTGTCGACCCGCGCGATGCGGATGCCTGGCGCGCCGCCATCCGCCCAGATACAAAAGTACTGTTTGCGGAAACCCTGGGCAATCCCGGCCTCGACGTGCTGGATATCCCGACGATTGCCGCCCTGGCGCACGAACACCAGCTGCCACTGATGCTCGATTCGACGTTTACCACGCCCTATTTACTGCGCCCCTTCGAGCATGGCGCCGACCTGGTGTTCCACTCGGCCACCAAGTTCCTGTGCGGGCACGGCACGGCCATCGGCGGCTTGCTCGTCGACGGCGGCACCTTCGACTGGCAAGCCGCGTACGACAAAACGGGCCGTTTCGCCGAACTGTGCGAGCCGTATGAAGGCTTCCACGGCATGGTCTTCGCCGAAGAATCGACGGTGGCGCCGTTCGCCCTGCGCGCGCGGCGCGAAGGCTTGCGCGATTTCGGTGCCGTCATGAGCCCGCACAATGCCTTCGCCATCCTGCAGGGCATCGAAACCCTGGGCTTGCGCATGGACCGCCACGTGGCCAATACGCGCAAAATCATCGACTTCCTGCTGGCCAATCCGGCCGTGGATGCCGTGTCCTACCCCGAACTGCCGTCGCATCCCGACTACGAACTGGCGAAAACCCTGCTGCCGAAAGGCGCGGGCGGCGTGTTCACCTTCCGCCTGCGCGGCGACCGCGCGGCGGGCCAGCGCTTTGTCGACAGCCTCAAGATCTTCTCGCACCTGGCCAACGTGGGCGACGCCAAGTCGCTCGTCATCCACCCCGCTTCCACCACGCATTTCCGCGTGCCCGACGATCAACTGGCGCAATCGGGCATCACGCAGGGCACCATGCGCTTATCGGTGGGCCTGGAAGACGCGGACGACTTAATTGAAGACCTGGCCCGCAGCCTGAAACTGTCGCAGAAAGGCGCCTGA
- a CDS encoding 2OG-Fe(II) oxygenase: MPAISFDGSLAVPGPSIVDGLCHAGWLMQEHFISPELSRQLAAECVQSMLSGKMKGAGVGSGHAPLLQPDIRGDHIEWLETGRSGACDSYLSHMEALRQTLNRELFLGLDEYESHFALYAPGAFYRAHLDRFRDDDKRTVSVVLYLNDDWLPEHGGALRLHPQDGDHVDIAPVAGRMAMFLSGEILHEVLPTARERLSIAGWFRRRA; encoded by the coding sequence ATGCCCGCAATATCGTTCGACGGCTCCCTTGCCGTACCCGGACCTTCTATCGTCGACGGCCTGTGCCACGCAGGCTGGCTCATGCAAGAGCATTTTATCTCCCCTGAACTGAGCCGCCAGCTGGCCGCCGAATGCGTGCAATCCATGCTCAGCGGCAAGATGAAGGGCGCCGGCGTGGGCAGCGGCCATGCGCCGCTGCTGCAGCCGGACATCCGCGGCGACCATATCGAATGGCTGGAAACGGGCAGGTCTGGCGCCTGCGATAGTTATCTGAGCCATATGGAAGCGCTGCGCCAGACCCTGAACCGCGAGCTGTTCCTGGGACTGGACGAGTACGAAAGCCATTTTGCCCTGTACGCGCCGGGCGCCTTTTACCGCGCCCATCTGGACCGTTTCCGCGACGACGACAAGCGCACCGTATCCGTCGTGCTGTACCTGAACGACGACTGGCTGCCCGAGCACGGTGGCGCGCTGCGCCTGCACCCGCAGGATGGCGACCACGTGGATATCGCGCCGGTAGCGGGACGCATGGCCATGTTTTTGTCGGGCGAGATACTGCATGAAGTGTTGCCGACGGCGCGCGAGCGCCTGTCCATCGCCGGCTGGTTCCGCCGCAGAGCATGA
- a CDS encoding CBS domain-containing protein has product MKVSEILQVKGNILYTVTPDQPLLDAANTMAEKDIGSLVVMEFGDLVGMLTFREVLNALHENAGQIGGGTVRKHMDDHPITVTPDTEVNEVRRIMLEKHARYLPVMNAKTLLGVISFYDVARAVLEAQSFENQMLKAYIRDWPAETAD; this is encoded by the coding sequence ATGAAAGTATCTGAAATTCTCCAAGTCAAGGGCAACATCCTCTATACGGTCACGCCTGACCAGCCCTTGCTTGATGCGGCCAATACCATGGCTGAAAAAGACATCGGTTCGCTGGTGGTCATGGAATTCGGCGACCTGGTCGGCATGCTGACCTTCCGCGAAGTGCTCAACGCGCTGCATGAAAACGCGGGCCAGATCGGCGGCGGCACCGTGCGCAAGCACATGGATGACCATCCGATCACCGTGACGCCCGATACGGAAGTCAATGAAGTGCGTCGCATCATGCTGGAAAAGCACGCGCGCTACCTGCCCGTCATGAACGCCAAGACCTTGCTGGGCGTTATCTCCTTTTACGACGTCGCGCGCGCCGTGCTGGAAGCGCAAAGCTTTGAAAACCAGATGCTCAAGGCGTATATCCGCGACTGGCCGGCCGAAACCGCCGACTAA